The following are from one region of the Magallana gigas chromosome 4, xbMagGiga1.1, whole genome shotgun sequence genome:
- the LOC105322885 gene encoding uncharacterized protein, which translates to MQPCSSPPSVTNGFFVIAKGSYSNGDQISYYCKMGYELTGTATRSCDGATGAWSGSTPKCTAATTIASVTTTTESPSQITVAALVLVPMVILLLVLVSAVTVYAMKYLHCQNGCKKQTFWFDGDEYIQYGRWYSCCNICLINCYELCTCQKCQKVRPSGNRKADVWRSTNGGPWMPENAKMSTPSKMFSSSVWSSSVESRNGEHWRPTLGSLHETSQTTLSDI; encoded by the exons ATGCAACCGTGCAGCTCCCCTCCCTCAGTAACAAACGGGTTCTTTGTGATCGCCAAAGGATCGTACTCTAATGGGGACCAGATCAGTTACTACTGCAAGATGGGATACGAGCTGACCGGAACAGCAACAAGGTCATGTGACGGAGCGACTGGTGCGTGGAGCGGATCCACCCCGAAATGCACCGCGGCGACCACGATAGCTTCCGTTACCACAACTACAGAGTCCCCATCCCAAATTACAG TTGCCGCCCTAGTTCTGGTTCCTATGGTGATCCTGCTCCTCGTTCTGGTCAGTGCTGTAACGGTGTACGCCATGAAGTACCTTCACTGTCAGAATGGCTGCAA aaagcAGACGTTCTGGTTTGATGGAGATGAGTACATCCAGTATGGTCGCTGGTATTCCTGCTGCAATATTTGTTTAATCAACTGTTATGAACTTTGCACGTGTCAGAAATGCCAGAAAGTACGTCCTTCGGGAAATCGTAAAGCAGACGTGTGGAGATCAACAAATGGCGGACCCTGGATGCCAGAAAATGCCAAAATGTCGACCCCGTCCAAAATGTTTTCTAGTTCTGTGTGGAGTTCCTCTGTGGAATCTAGAAATGGTGAGCATTGGAGACCAACTCTAGGTTCCTTGCATGAAACTTCTCAGACAACGCTATCCGATATCTGA
- the LOC105322478 gene encoding low affinity immunoglobulin epsilon Fc receptor isoform X2, which yields MENLSTVVLLACLYFPFSEASCVHGWVTFRDKCYFFGKTKETWYAASALCQSFGSKLAEPVTQEEVVFLGRETMQIGNNGDYFIGIHDIFLEGEWMYAYSRKPVTLTMPWASGNPDNYHEEDCVEIDSSPQFHGMWGDALCSYPLYYICEYDSSEYIQAPAVIG from the exons ATGGAGAATCTTTCTACGGTAGTTCTTTTGGCCTGTTTGTACTTTCCCTTTTCTGAAG CGTCATGTGTTCATGGGTGGGTGACTTTTCGAGACAAATGCTACTTTTTTGGGAAAACCAAAGAAACCTGGTATGCTGCATCG GCGCTGTGCCAATCGTTCGGAAGTAAACTTGCTGAACCGGTCACACAGGAAGAGGTGGTGTTTCTGGGACGTGAAACGATGCAGATAG GAAACAACGGGGATTACTTTATTGGGATACACGACATATTCCTGGAGGGGGAGTGGATGTACGCCTACTCCAGGAAACCCGTGACCCTGACCATGCCCTGGGCGAGCGGTAACCCTGACAACTACCACGAAGAAGACTGCGTGGAGATAGACTCCTCCCCCCAGTTCCATGGAATGTGGGGGGACGCTCTATGTTCGTACCCCCTGTACTACATCTGTGAATACGACTCCAG cGAGTATATACAGGCACCTGCGGTAATTGGTTGA
- the LOC105322478 gene encoding low affinity immunoglobulin epsilon Fc receptor isoform X1, protein MENLSTVVLLACLYFPFSEAASCVHGWVTFRDKCYFFGKTKETWYAASALCQSFGSKLAEPVTQEEVVFLGRETMQIGNNGDYFIGIHDIFLEGEWMYAYSRKPVTLTMPWASGNPDNYHEEDCVEIDSSPQFHGMWGDALCSYPLYYICEYDSSEYIQAPAVIG, encoded by the exons ATGGAGAATCTTTCTACGGTAGTTCTTTTGGCCTGTTTGTACTTTCCCTTTTCTGAAG CAGCGTCATGTGTTCATGGGTGGGTGACTTTTCGAGACAAATGCTACTTTTTTGGGAAAACCAAAGAAACCTGGTATGCTGCATCG GCGCTGTGCCAATCGTTCGGAAGTAAACTTGCTGAACCGGTCACACAGGAAGAGGTGGTGTTTCTGGGACGTGAAACGATGCAGATAG GAAACAACGGGGATTACTTTATTGGGATACACGACATATTCCTGGAGGGGGAGTGGATGTACGCCTACTCCAGGAAACCCGTGACCCTGACCATGCCCTGGGCGAGCGGTAACCCTGACAACTACCACGAAGAAGACTGCGTGGAGATAGACTCCTCCCCCCAGTTCCATGGAATGTGGGGGGACGCTCTATGTTCGTACCCCCTGTACTACATCTGTGAATACGACTCCAG cGAGTATATACAGGCACCTGCGGTAATTGGTTGA
- the LOC105322471 gene encoding collectin-11 isoform X1 yields MLNDMGGRAGTQGVFVYLLYWFPLLYFSEALPCLNGWVSYQEKCYFFSEHTDTWFGASAFCQAFNSKLAEPKTQEEVDFLSQQTVLQGNNSAYNIGVTDLFLEGDWVYAHSRTPVEVALPWTNGGPDNYKEEDCVEIAAFPPYSGQYADKSCPLPSKFICEYSRVEQQQTLVIG; encoded by the exons ATGCTGAACGATATGGGGGGACGAGCAGGTACCCAAggagtttttgtttatttactttattggTTTCCTTTACTGTATTTTTCTGAAG CGTTGCCATGTCTGAATGGGTGGGTGTCGTATCAAGAGAAGTGTTACTTCTTCAGCGAACATACAGATACCTGGTTTGGAGCCTCC GCCTTTTGTCAAGCTTTTAACAGCAAGCTAGCCGAACCCAAAACTCAGGAGGAGGTAGATTTCCTCTCCCAACAGACTGTATTACAAG GTAACAATAGCGCCTACAATATCGGGGTCACTGACCTATTTCTAGAGGGAGACTGGGTGTACGCCCACTCCCGCACCCCCGTGGAGGTGGCTCTACCCTGGACCAATGGGGGCCCGGACAACTACAAGGAGGAGGACTGCGTGGAGATTGCCGCCTTTCCCCCGTACAGCGGACAGTACGCAGACAAATCATGCCCCCTACCGTCCAAGTTCATCTGTGAATACAGCAGAGT agaacaacaacaGACGCTTGTGATTGGATGA
- the LOC105322471 gene encoding collectin-11 isoform X2 has protein sequence MLNDMGGRAALPCLNGWVSYQEKCYFFSEHTDTWFGASAFCQAFNSKLAEPKTQEEVDFLSQQTVLQGNNSAYNIGVTDLFLEGDWVYAHSRTPVEVALPWTNGGPDNYKEEDCVEIAAFPPYSGQYADKSCPLPSKFICEYSRVEQQQTLVIG, from the exons ATGCTGAACGATATGGGGGGACGAGCAG CGTTGCCATGTCTGAATGGGTGGGTGTCGTATCAAGAGAAGTGTTACTTCTTCAGCGAACATACAGATACCTGGTTTGGAGCCTCC GCCTTTTGTCAAGCTTTTAACAGCAAGCTAGCCGAACCCAAAACTCAGGAGGAGGTAGATTTCCTCTCCCAACAGACTGTATTACAAG GTAACAATAGCGCCTACAATATCGGGGTCACTGACCTATTTCTAGAGGGAGACTGGGTGTACGCCCACTCCCGCACCCCCGTGGAGGTGGCTCTACCCTGGACCAATGGGGGCCCGGACAACTACAAGGAGGAGGACTGCGTGGAGATTGCCGCCTTTCCCCCGTACAGCGGACAGTACGCAGACAAATCATGCCCCCTACCGTCCAAGTTCATCTGTGAATACAGCAGAGT agaacaacaacaGACGCTTGTGATTGGATGA
- the LOC105322463 gene encoding perlucin, which yields MRSLLSVVLVLTLVDHSFLQQFSCTDGWVGHHSKCYFFSKTKQTFADASALCRAFNSKLAEPVTQDELNFLTSLVVMIGQSASYYIGVTDSFLEGQWVYSYARTLIRVRPHWLNGGPDNYHNEDCVEVVSSQSGQWSDVQCTTSLFYICEYDNDAEPLPIGRRGNE from the exons ATGAGGTCCCTGCTTTCAGTTGTTCTAGTCCTAACTTTGGTTGACCATTCCTTTCTTCAGC AGTTTTCCTGTACTGATGGTTGGGTTGGACACCACTCCAAGTGTTACTTCTTCAGCAAAACTAAACAGACATTTGCCGACGCATCT GCATTGTGTCGTGCATTCAACAGCAAGCTAGCTGAACCAGTGACACAAGATGAACTGAACTTCCTGACCAGTCTGGTGGTAATGATAG GTCAGAGCGCCTCCTACTATATCGGTGTAACGGACTCTTTCCTGGAGGGACAATGGGTGTATTCATACGCAAGAACTCTGATCAGAGTCCGGCCCCACTGGCTGAATGGTGGCCCGGACAACTACCATAACGAGGACTGTGTGGAGGTGGTGTCCAGTCAGAGCGGCCAGTGGTCGGACGTCCAGTGCACCACCAGCCTCTTCTATATCTGTGAATACGACAACGA TGCTGAACCTTTGCCCATTGGTAGACGAGGGAATGAGTGA
- the LOC105322453 gene encoding ceramide kinase, whose translation MAECGDDVVFQSSLDINKKTHQVQLTRRHLTWDLASPGKSLRQTGSPSSQPFIGHSGCKHVPLQEIIAVNLERSLGKVSPFKSAKKNSSTPLKESPIYIELQPLHPVSFSVHVVKRCPNHKWKKKKVTFFCQGENLCRTWVEKIEEALSNPALKRPRSLLVFINPFGGKRRAPRVFEETVSPLMELAKIRTHVITTTHAGHAKEVITKYDLQSVDGVVCVGGDGMFTELLNGLIDRKMSEAGKMQTPSEQPISPDLRVGIIPAGSTDAICFSTTGINDPMTSAIHMIIGDSTAIDVCSIYSGDQFLRYSSSMLAYGYYGDMLKDSENNRWMGPKRYQVAGAKTFLANKSYEGEVSFKLASSADTNPKDKMMCNSGCNICAMSQFSQEEKGPDSWHTVRGKFLAVASFTMSCRCLISPIGPSPYCHLGDGTSDLLLIQQCSRIQFLRHLYRCSTTNGNQFDLPFIKVFRVREWSFSVQTDTEGDTDPQSQPSPPPRESRAPTHSVWNCDGEIITSPNLNIRVHCQLISLFARGIEDMESPTPQSCASCCNVCDPEDNYKSIGGHT comes from the exons ATGGCGGAATGTGGAGACGATGTTGTTTTCCAGTCGTCGCTAGACATTAACAAAAAGACGCACCAGGTACAGCTAACGCGGAGACACCTGACATGGGACCTAGCTTCTCCGGGGAAATCCCTGCGGCAGACTGGAAGTCCGTCATCGCAGCCATTTATTG GACACTCTGGTTGTAAGCATGTGCCTTTACAAGAAATCATTGCAGTCAATCTAGAGCGCAGTCTTGGAAAAGTGTCCCCATTTAAGTCAGCCAAGAAGAATTCCTCCACACCGCTAAAAGAGTCACCTATTTATATCGAGCTCCAGCCTCTCCACCCTGTCTCATTTTCAGTTCACGTCGTCAAGAGATGTCCAAACCACAAATGGAAGAAGAAGAAAGTGACATTTTTTTGTCAAGGAGAGAACCTTTGCAGGACATGGGTAGAGAAGATCGAAGAGGCCCTCTCCAACCCGG CACTGAAAAGACCCCGGAGTTTGCTGGTGTTTATAAATCCTTTTGGGGGTAAGAGACGAGCGCCGCGGGTGTTTGAGGAGACCGTGTCCCCACTGATGGAGCTGGCCAAAATCAGAACCCACGTTATCA CCACTACACATGCAGGACATGCCAAGGAGGTGATAACCAAGTACGACCTGCAGTCAGTGGACGG AGTGGTTTGTGTGGGCGGGGACGGAATGTTCACCGAGCTCCTAAACGGCTTGATTGACAGAAAGATGTCGGAGGCCGGGAAAATGCAGACTCCCTCGGAACAACCAATATCCCCCGATTTACGGGTTGGAATCATTCCAGCAG GGTCCACAGATGCTATCTGCTTCTCCACAACAGGGATAAATGACCCGATGACATCAGCTATACACATGATTATAG GTGACTCTACAGCTATTGACGTCTGCTCAATCTACAGTGGGGACCAGTTTCTTCGCTACAGCTCCTCCATGTTGGCTTACGGTTACTATGGAGACATGTTGAAGGACAGTGAAAATAACAGATGGATGGGGCCAAAGCGCTACCAAGTTGCTG GGGCCAAAACGTTTTTGGCCAATAAGTCCTATGAAGGAGAAGTGTCCTTTAAATTGGCATCTTCTGCTGATACAAACCCAAAAGACAAGATGATGTGTAACTCAGG ttgtaATATTTGTGCAATGAGTCAATTCTCTCAGGAGGAAAAAGGGCCAGACTCGTGGCACACAGTGCGGGGGAAATTCCTAGCGGTGGCCAGCTTCACTATGAGCTGTCGCTGTCTCATCAGTCCCATCGGCCCCTCCCCCTACTGTCACCTTGGCGACGGAACCTCCGACCTACTCCTGATACAGCAGTGCTCAAGGATACAGTTCTTGCGTCACCTGTACAGGTGTTCCACGACCAACGGCAACCAG ttTGACCTGCCGTTTATCAAGGTGTTTCGGGTCAGAGAGTGGAGCTTCTCTGTACAGACTGATACAGAGGGTGACACTGACCCTCAGTCCCAgccatccccaccccccagggaGAGCCGCGCCCCCACCCACAGCGTGTGGAACTGTGACGGGGAAATCATCACCTCACCCAATCTCAACATCAG AGTCCATTGTCAGCTGATCTCCCTGTTTGCCAGAGGAATTGAGGACATGGAGTCCCCCACCCCACAGTCTTGTGCATCCTGTTGTAACGTGTGTGACCCAGAGGACAATTATAAAAGTATAGGAGGTCACACATGA
- the LOC136275107 gene encoding uncharacterized protein → MRDNLLFFGLAEYRGSGKENCANLINEFCEAELNIVGIKDNIERAHRIGRFQYNKTRPIVVKFSNFRVRESVRTSGYKLKNKQYNIREQFPKEIVEKRKALMPILRKALEENRRAVLKYDKLFIDGKLYMGETGNTINTEAGRDDPEDDEPADILTEDAGNGRGEA, encoded by the coding sequence ATGAGGGATAATTTGCTTTTTTTCGGACTCGCAGAATACCGCGGCAGTGGAAAGGAGAACTGTGCAAATCTGATCAACGAGTTCTGTGAAGCAGAACTGAACATTGTTGGCATTAAAGATAATATCGAGCGTGCCCATAGGATTGGACGATTCCAGTACAACAAAACAAGGCCTATTGTTGTGAAATTCTCGAACTTCAGGGTCAGGGAAAGTGTCAGGACATCTGGATACAAGCTCAAAAACAAGCAGTACAACATACGAGAACAATTTCCTAAAGAAATCGTTGAGAAACGAAAGGCTTTAATGCCTATATTGAGAAAAGCATTGGAGGAAAATAGAAGGGCTGTATTGAAATACGACAAACTATTTATTGACGGCAAACTATACATGGGAGAGACAGGAAACACCATTAACACAGAGGCTGGCAGAGACGATCCCGAGGATGACGAGCCTGCGGACATACTTACAGAGGACGCTGGAAACGGCAGAGGTGAAGCTTAG